The segment TTGCACTTTGAACACTCACAAGGTGGACATGGACAAACTGTTGGGGGGTCAGATCGGACTAGAGGACTTTATTTTTGCCCACATTAAAGGACAACGAAAGGAAATCGAGGTGTACAAAGGAGAGGACGCTCTGGGGCTGACGATCACCGATAATGGAGCTGGCTATGCTTTCATCAAGGTGAGCACTGAAAATAGCCAGCTGAATTGATTTCTTTTACTTCAAGGATCCGGCAAATGCTTGACCATGCAATTTTCTTGAGATGTGTTTGATGTCTGATTTAATTATTTgagggttttattttttgttctacTTTCAGAGAATCCGAGAGGGCAGCATCATCCACCAGATCCAGGTCATTAATGTGGGAGATATGATTGAGTCGATTAATGGCCATCGCCTGATCGGGTGTCGACACTATGAGGTTGCCAAGATGCTGAAGGAGCTGCCTAAAGGGAAGGAGTTCACCATCAAACTTACAGAGCCTCTGAAGGCCTTTGGTAGGTGTGAGAGGGGGAAAAGACGAGTTGACTTGTGATATCTGGTAGTTTATATCCACAATAACAGAAGTGATTCAACAGAAATGTTGCTCTGCCTGGACACACAGACTACATTGTGTAGATTTAAGCCTGATGAATAGCCTGATGCATTGACTCCACATTGTGGTGACCTTCATTGTCGtaagcactacatacttgtgtgttggAGTGTTTGTGTCACTCTCTAGTTCTCCACCTAACCCCCAGTCTGCAGTGTGATTCCATGCGCATTGTATTGCCAATTTCCATGTCCGCTACCTTCTCGGCTTGTTTGTGCACCGTAAACAATGGCAACTGAATCTGATCAGACTAAGTTGGAGTTGTGGCTGCTAAATGTTCAgcagtatcaatcaatcaatcaatcaatcaatcaatcaatcaatcaatcaatcaatcaatcaatcaatcagactttatttataaagcgcttttcatacaatgacattgtaacacaaagtgctgtacataacttcaaaatagaataaattaagaaaaagatcccacttAGTTTTAGACTTTAAAtttggtgtgatgtgggctctctttctggtctttgtcagcattctagctgctgagttttggagcagctgaatctgagaaatgttctttttgtgaagaccagaaagaagagcatttCAATAGTCAATTCTACaggttataaaagcatgaactagtgtctctgcattgacttGAGAAAGAGAAACTCAAGTAGTGTTTCACACTGCGattattgcaaagaagaaaagagaggaaacatcGGAGGAGGTGGAATGAACAGCAACTGAAGGAGGAATACTGTGGTGGTaacagaaatgttgtaaatgcaggaagaACGATGCTTCCCTGTGGAcaaatcacagggcttgcagtctagGTTGCTGCAGTGCGTAGTTACAGTTTTTAGGAGGTGCATGTTAGGCCGCATATGTAGGCTTTTGCAGAGGGTTATACACCATTCTACGGCAAATGCTACGGCCTAGATTCACAATTATAAATCAGGCTTCAGGCTGGGCTTAGAATGGAGGCTTAAACACTGTCGAGCACTGTGACATGTCAACTCTCAAGCTAAAATGTTGAACGAGTCAGCACATATTAAGCAAAGTGTGTCATATCAAATATTTatgttgtctgttttcttcacttaGCATGTCAACACATTTTAGTGACTCTGACCTGAGTGTCAGGAGGTACGTCAAGAAGTGTTACCTGAGGTACGTCAAGAAGTGTTACCTGAGATGACTGATTTCCATTTTTTgtaaatctgtgtgtgcagatatGATCAGCCAGCGGTCCGGAGGGTCCAGGTCGGCATCCGGGGTTCAGTTGGGTACCGGCAGAGGAACTCTTCGTCTACGCTCTAAAGGCCCAGCTACTGTAGAGGAAGTGGTGCGTGTGTTTGCAAACACCTTTGGACCAATAATGATCGTGTGTACTGTGTAGAAATCATGATTAATTGAGTCTGTGTGTTGGATTTCTTTTTCACTGCAGCCGTCTGCGTTCGAGGAGAAGGCCATAGAGAAGGTGGATGACCTGCTGGAGAGCTACATGGGCATCAGAGACAGTGAGCTGGGTATGTGTGCTGACTCTACAGGTGTCAGGAGAAGTTTGTGTCTCTACAGTGTTTGTGttactgacctctgacctctctcactatctctctctctctctcttcagcggCGACCATGGTGGAGCTGgggaaagacaaaaagaacCCTGACGAGTTTGCAGAGGCTCTAGATGAAACTCTGGGAGACTTTGCCTTCCCAGACGAGTTTGTTTTTGACGTCTGGGGTGCCATTGGCGATGCTAAGGTTGGGCGGGTTTAACTACAAACACTAACGGAGTAGAacaatgcgtgtgtgtgtgtgtgtgtgtgtgtgggagcgcGACACCCACAGCATTCAGCACTACTAAGGAGACACAACACTACCGTCATGACTTTGCTTTTATTCCAGTGTATACTCCTACTCTTTTTAATTTAGGGTGCACTCTGTTGGGAGACTCTGCCATCACTAAGAGGAGAGCGGCAGGGAACGGGAGAGGAGCTGACTGTGATGACTTCccaagtgctttttttttttttttttgtcttccagCTTTTTCCAGAAACTACAAGCACGCTGATGAGCATTTCCCTTTGGCCGCGTCACATGACCCTGCATGTCATTGTCGTAGTTGCTGGCAGcggaacaaaaacagtaaaagtaTGTGAGAAACGAAAGACGAGAGCTAACACAAAGTAGATCTTTGACACTTAGCGACAGAAAATGTGATTTAATTCCTCAACATTGCACTGTGTTGCACTGCGCTGTAGACCAACAGCAGGATCGAGCAGAGATCGCACTGTGCCTCGCTGTGGTGAGCGTCACAGTTACTGCCCACAGTTTCGCCCTGAACCACTCGGTATTACTGTTATTGATGCGTTTTACATGCATGTGCCGTTATATCTTTATCTTCTAAATgaactctgctgtttgtttttgttctttttatcgGTTTGAAGAGAAACCTGAAGGCTCATAGTGAAGTGTAGCTTGCTGACTAAAAGATCAGTTCACCGTTAACACTCCATGCTGTAAGAAATGAACTGCAGCACTTTTCTGTCTTACTTTGGTATGTTTGATGTTACAGGAAATCAgtattattgtactttttttaaGAGGTCATTGTGTGAGAACAAGAACAGATTGGTCTCCAAGTTTGTAGAGTGTCttgacttatttttttttatagccaGCGTTTTTATATAAAGTGATGTGATgtctattttaaaaacaacgtTTGTGTAACTGATGAGGAATTTGATCTTCATAGTTTTAAAGCATTACAGAAGACAGTATTAAAGAAGGAGACgggacaaaagaaaacagga is part of the Notolabrus celidotus isolate fNotCel1 chromosome 20, fNotCel1.pri, whole genome shotgun sequence genome and harbors:
- the gipc1 gene encoding PDZ domain-containing protein GIPC1 isoform X1 codes for the protein MPLGLGRRKKASPLVENEEAEPIRAGLNVSGMDGLDGGVIGLGEGATSEGLPPPHSSMRPRLIFHTQLAHGSPTGRIEGFSNVRELYAKIGEAFGIPASEVMFCTLNTHKVDMDKLLGGQIGLEDFIFAHIKGQRKEIEVYKGEDALGLTITDNGAGYAFIKRIREGSIIHQIQVINVGDMIESINGHRLIGCRHYEVAKMLKELPKGKEFTIKLTEPLKAFDMISQRSGGSRSASGVQLGTGRGTLRLRSKGPATVEEVPSAFEEKAIEKVDDLLESYMGIRDSELAATMVELGKDKKNPDEFAEALDETLGDFAFPDEFVFDVWGAIGDAKGALCWETLPSLRGERQGTGEELTVMTSQVLFFFFFVFQLFPETTSTLMSISLWPRHMTLHVIVVVAGSGTKTVKVCEKRKTRANTK
- the gipc1 gene encoding PDZ domain-containing protein GIPC1 isoform X2: MPLGLGRRKKASPLVENEEAEPIRAGLNVSGMDGLDGGVIGLGEGATSEGLPPPHSSMRPRLIFHTQLAHGSPTGRIEGFSNVRELYAKIGEAFGIPASEVMFCTLNTHKVDMDKLLGGQIGLEDFIFAHIKGQRKEIEVYKGEDALGLTITDNGAGYAFIKRIREGSIIHQIQVINVGDMIESINGHRLIGCRHYEVAKMLKELPKGKEFTIKLTEPLKAFDMISQRSGGSRSASGVQLGTGRGTLRLRSKGPATVEEVPSAFEEKAIEKVDDLLESYMGIRDSELAATMVELGKDKKNPDEFAEALDETLGDFAFPDEFVFDVWGAIGDAKVGRV